One window of Mycoplasma cottewii genomic DNA carries:
- a CDS encoding nucleoside deaminase, giving the protein MKEFDQLLDLLINESKKALTHDDIPVSACVVDSNNNIVSLSFNTKQKDKNISSHAEINAINLAIKKINNMNLSEYKIITTLEPCQMCYGAIDQVKIKDIYFLVDSIKYGITNKYSINDININLIQIKNRTKEDEYKNILNNFFANKR; this is encoded by the coding sequence ATGAAAGAATTTGATCAATTATTAGATTTATTAATAAACGAATCTAAAAAAGCATTAACACATGATGATATTCCGGTTAGTGCTTGTGTAGTAGATAGTAATAACAATATTGTTAGTTTAAGTTTTAACACTAAACAAAAAGATAAAAATATTTCATCACATGCTGAAATAAATGCAATTAATTTAGCTATTAAAAAAATAAATAATATGAATTTAAGTGAGTATAAAATAATAACTACTCTTGAGCCTTGCCAGATGTGTTATGGAGCAATTGATCAAGTTAAAATTAAAGATATTTATTTTTTAGTAGACAGCATCAAATATGGAATAACTAACAAATATAGTATTAATGATATAAACATCAATTTAATCCAAATAAAAAATCGTACAAAAGAAGATGAATATAAAAATATCCTTAACAATTTCTTCGCTAATAAAAGATAG